In Paenibacillus sp. BIC5C1, a genomic segment contains:
- a CDS encoding DEAD/DEAH box helicase, with protein MANFEQLGIRPEWCEILKHQGIAVPTPVQERSIPVLLGGRDIIAEAQTGTGKTLAFLLPIIQKINVSDRSPQALIIAPTRELALQITEEAKKLTANDDKLHVLAVYGGQDVDKQLRKLQNGTQIVIGTPGRLLDHLRRGTLKLDNVKKLVLDEADQMLHMGFLDDVETILRELPHKRQTMLFSATMPKGIRILAKNYMKDPEDVKVSSKSVIPINQIRQQVLECTDRGKLEALRGMIDTYRPYLAIVFCRTKRRASKLNEDLREAGYASDELHGDLSQSKRENVMKAFRDAKLQILVATDVAARGLDVEGVTHVFNYDMPHDAESYIHRIGRTGRAGGTGLAVTFATQHDRPELARIEEGTNQKLSRIQWTSEGPVASTGANRRSINSQGDEERSGGRSAGTGSARRGAGRTGRSEGGRGGRGGSRGGEVGRSGGRSGGRSGGRSGDERSSGRGSARSSDSSRGAGRSGDERSSGWGGRSADKRSSGRSSEGSRRPDSAGRGPAKSDRRDSRRGR; from the coding sequence TTGGCAAACTTTGAACAACTGGGCATTCGCCCGGAATGGTGCGAGATCCTGAAACATCAGGGTATCGCCGTGCCGACTCCGGTACAGGAGCGTTCGATTCCGGTACTGCTGGGTGGGCGCGATATTATTGCTGAGGCACAGACGGGTACAGGGAAAACGCTGGCTTTTCTGCTGCCGATTATTCAGAAAATTAACGTATCCGACCGCTCGCCGCAAGCACTGATTATTGCTCCTACGCGGGAGTTGGCGCTGCAAATTACGGAAGAAGCGAAGAAGCTGACTGCAAACGACGATAAGCTGCATGTTCTCGCGGTATACGGCGGACAAGATGTGGACAAGCAGCTCCGCAAATTGCAAAACGGTACACAGATCGTGATTGGTACGCCGGGGCGTCTCCTGGACCATCTGCGTCGTGGCACGTTGAAGCTGGATAATGTGAAAAAACTGGTGCTGGATGAAGCCGATCAAATGCTGCACATGGGCTTCCTGGATGATGTGGAGACCATCCTTCGTGAACTGCCACACAAACGTCAGACGATGCTGTTCTCGGCAACGATGCCGAAAGGCATTCGCATCTTGGCGAAGAATTACATGAAAGATCCGGAGGATGTGAAGGTATCCTCCAAGTCTGTGATTCCGATCAATCAGATTCGCCAGCAGGTGCTGGAGTGCACGGATCGTGGCAAGCTTGAGGCACTTCGCGGCATGATTGATACGTATCGCCCTTACCTGGCGATTGTTTTTTGCCGGACCAAGCGCCGTGCATCCAAGCTGAACGAAGATCTGCGTGAAGCAGGTTATGCGAGCGATGAACTTCATGGAGACCTGTCCCAATCCAAGCGTGAGAATGTAATGAAAGCATTCCGCGACGCGAAATTGCAAATCCTTGTTGCTACGGATGTTGCTGCACGCGGACTGGATGTTGAAGGCGTAACGCATGTATTCAACTACGATATGCCGCATGATGCGGAAAGCTATATCCACCGGATCGGCCGTACGGGTCGTGCTGGCGGCACGGGCCTTGCCGTGACATTTGCGACACAGCACGACAGACCTGAGCTCGCTCGTATTGAGGAAGGCACCAATCAGAAGCTTTCCCGTATCCAGTGGACAAGTGAAGGTCCGGTAGCATCAACTGGAGCCAATAGACGTTCCATCAACAGTCAGGGTGATGAAGAACGTTCTGGCGGACGCTCCGCTGGGACAGGCAGTGCCCGTCGCGGCGCAGGACGTACCGGCCGCAGTGAAGGCGGACGTGGCGGTCGTGGTGGTTCCCGTGGCGGTGAAGTTGGACGCAGCGGTGGACGCAGCGGTGGTCGTAGTGGCGGCCGCAGTGGCGACGAGCGCAGCTCAGGCCGTGGTTCCGCGCGCAGCAGCGACAGCAGTCGCGGTGCAGGTCGCAGCGGCGATGAGCGCAGTAGCGGCTGGGGCGGCCGTAGCGCCGACAAGCGCAGCTCCGGGCGCAGCAGTGAAGGTTCACGCCGACCGGACTCCGCAGGACGTGGGCCGGCCAAGAGCGACCGCCGCGATTCTCGTCGCGGGCGGTAA
- a CDS encoding tubulin-like doman-containing protein, producing the protein MKPIVREHIQQLDVSLGGGIVSEKIRVDTIDNPILIIGLGGTGIDALLRLKYQINRRFKLPQDPVSKKKMDKPSNVEFLAFETNEQDRAKKYKGIGLDPINEFVLLSNAEIGGLLQNRSVLEPYITDWLSPELSITDGMNGAAGVRQAGRLLLFTKINQVVQAIDKKIKTLSVGTNKKLMVFLLTGLSGGTGSGCFLDISYIVRGIIERDHGSAGIDRVNTLGYLFTPDVNLSNKSLSEHTREYIRKNGYAALKELDYWMNVDSRGERFSQKYGNILTVNSPLPPFNLCHLISATNTEGKLLENAYDYCMNVTAENITNFMASEEKQSGEEFAIHDYISNIRTNIAQMNKAYPANYDYNIIGASSAVLPIEEMTTYLAYRMFDKMSTMFSKAPNQEDTEKFARKLGIDLESVVKSFEARVPEPLPGYQNSERLSYGNVVKSQVVNMDTELEQNFLARAREEYIKAKKQLPGEIAGQFTEQIRRMFLHPEQGPFYVSRLIYTEKGFCVLKMIQSYIETLRENAFRIPRDIEAAQEQSEEKLGDAKSAFVSKEKKKNAYIEAKIHEYWLHADVERNDQMIEFYEDLYELLNQENSRIYNVFTETLNALSSIFSKNGDILTRGEEQSDHKGNKTYYWNVVSVPDIVSVVDGLLDKRDTDDLIRDFSRELLENSSQWVKENEIDIVSSISDFLTEKFGDLITRSMEDFLVIKYGQDESVEKFVERFIAGKLDDEAVPVFNLSNSTGSLHFPSWGFVSVPAQAPGILRGIRNYQNNAVGKSHFTVKESEVRNRIFWLNTRNGVPLFVYTPLKVYEESYERTILDKEGIGRHLVQTEKNNWTYLPSPIPEKSWGDVYENARVKQYNARVRTEFEQALGYHIVTAKSIDENTSNRYAIVTTEPFDLSAKLGAYDMRLTSTTPNLGEVKRAVMELKRLQTEGLPRVSVKDIFGSINEDMAKENLVRSPQLIARVREELAKMNAISAKVTELEGILAQHQDEEQWYDRFIEALYTDTIVKKGALYVYDRDPEEDAWEPFANLMKSRNFAEYEVFGNFRGLAEKDRSTLLRKASRRDNDLTASEDITPLLTKLDDLAALFMESRDRLEYERVELANGEDIYQFYRTMSSKLNDIRRRLK; encoded by the coding sequence ATGAAACCGATTGTTAGAGAACATATTCAGCAACTGGATGTATCACTTGGCGGAGGTATTGTCAGTGAGAAAATCAGAGTCGATACGATTGATAATCCGATTCTGATTATCGGTCTTGGAGGAACAGGTATTGATGCACTGTTGCGTCTTAAATACCAGATTAACCGACGTTTCAAGCTGCCACAGGACCCGGTATCCAAGAAAAAAATGGACAAACCGTCCAACGTGGAGTTTCTTGCTTTTGAAACGAACGAACAGGATCGCGCCAAAAAGTATAAAGGCATCGGACTTGATCCCATTAATGAATTCGTACTGCTGTCCAACGCCGAGATTGGTGGACTGCTTCAGAACCGCAGCGTATTGGAGCCGTATATTACGGACTGGCTGTCTCCGGAGCTGAGCATCACCGACGGCATGAATGGCGCCGCAGGGGTGCGTCAGGCTGGACGTCTGCTGTTGTTCACCAAGATTAATCAGGTCGTGCAGGCGATCGACAAAAAGATCAAAACATTATCAGTAGGCACCAACAAGAAACTGATGGTGTTCCTGCTGACCGGTCTTTCCGGCGGTACGGGCAGTGGTTGCTTCCTCGATATTTCTTATATTGTGCGCGGGATTATCGAACGTGATCACGGCTCTGCCGGGATTGACCGCGTGAACACGCTGGGATATCTGTTCACTCCAGACGTGAACCTGTCCAACAAAAGCTTGAGTGAGCACACTCGTGAATATATCCGTAAGAATGGATACGCTGCGCTCAAGGAACTGGATTACTGGATGAACGTGGACAGTCGGGGGGAGCGCTTCTCCCAGAAATACGGCAATATTCTGACCGTTAATTCACCGCTGCCGCCGTTCAACCTGTGTCATCTCATTTCTGCAACCAACACGGAAGGCAAACTGCTGGAGAATGCTTATGATTACTGCATGAACGTCACCGCCGAGAACATCACCAACTTTATGGCGAGTGAGGAAAAGCAATCCGGCGAGGAGTTTGCCATCCACGATTATATTAGCAACATTCGCACGAATATTGCACAGATGAACAAAGCCTATCCGGCCAACTATGATTACAACATTATCGGTGCATCATCAGCGGTACTGCCGATTGAAGAAATGACGACGTATCTGGCTTACCGCATGTTCGACAAAATGAGCACCATGTTCTCCAAAGCGCCGAACCAGGAGGACACCGAGAAGTTTGCCCGCAAGCTCGGCATTGATCTCGAAAGTGTGGTTAAGTCCTTCGAAGCCCGTGTGCCGGAGCCGCTGCCAGGTTACCAGAACAGTGAGCGTTTATCCTATGGCAATGTAGTGAAATCGCAGGTCGTGAACATGGACACCGAACTGGAGCAGAACTTCCTGGCTCGTGCCCGTGAGGAATATATCAAGGCGAAGAAGCAACTGCCGGGAGAAATTGCGGGTCAGTTCACCGAACAGATCCGGCGTATGTTTTTGCATCCTGAACAGGGTCCGTTCTATGTCTCCCGTCTGATCTACACGGAAAAAGGCTTCTGTGTACTGAAGATGATTCAGTCTTACATTGAAACCCTGCGTGAGAATGCCTTCCGCATTCCGCGTGACATTGAGGCTGCTCAGGAGCAGTCCGAAGAGAAACTGGGCGATGCGAAGAGTGCGTTCGTCTCCAAAGAGAAGAAGAAGAATGCTTATATTGAAGCAAAAATTCATGAATACTGGCTGCATGCCGATGTGGAACGCAATGATCAGATGATCGAGTTCTACGAAGATCTGTATGAATTGCTGAACCAGGAGAACAGCCGCATTTATAACGTATTTACCGAAACGCTGAACGCACTCAGCTCGATCTTCTCCAAAAACGGGGATATCCTGACACGCGGTGAAGAACAGTCGGATCACAAAGGCAACAAAACGTATTACTGGAACGTTGTAAGTGTGCCGGATATCGTCAGTGTGGTGGATGGACTGCTGGACAAACGCGATACGGATGACCTGATCCGCGACTTCTCGCGTGAATTGTTGGAGAACTCGAGCCAGTGGGTGAAAGAAAACGAGATCGATATTGTCAGCTCCATCTCTGATTTCCTGACCGAGAAATTCGGCGATCTGATTACCCGCTCGATGGAGGACTTCCTGGTGATCAAATATGGACAGGATGAGTCGGTCGAGAAATTCGTGGAACGCTTCATTGCAGGCAAACTGGATGATGAGGCAGTTCCGGTGTTCAATCTGAGCAACAGCACAGGCAGTCTGCATTTCCCATCCTGGGGATTCGTATCGGTGCCTGCACAGGCGCCGGGCATTCTGAGAGGGATTCGCAACTATCAGAACAATGCGGTGGGCAAATCTCATTTTACCGTCAAGGAAAGTGAAGTGCGCAACCGGATCTTTTGGCTGAACACTCGCAACGGGGTGCCACTGTTTGTGTACACACCGCTCAAAGTATATGAGGAAAGTTATGAACGAACTATTTTGGACAAAGAAGGCATCGGACGCCATCTGGTGCAAACCGAGAAGAATAACTGGACCTATCTGCCGTCGCCAATTCCAGAAAAGTCATGGGGAGATGTGTACGAGAACGCCCGGGTGAAGCAGTACAATGCCCGTGTACGTACCGAATTTGAGCAGGCGCTTGGATACCATATTGTGACAGCCAAATCCATTGATGAGAATACAAGCAACCGCTATGCAATTGTGACAACGGAACCGTTTGACCTGTCTGCGAAGCTGGGTGCCTACGACATGCGCCTAACGTCCACTACGCCGAATCTGGGTGAAGTGAAACGGGCAGTCATGGAATTGAAACGCCTGCAAACCGAAGGATTGCCACGGGTGTCGGTGAAGGACATTTTCGGAAGTATTAATGAAGATATGGCCAAAGAAAACCTGGTGCGTTCCCCGCAGCTGATCGCGCGGGTACGAGAAGAACTGGCGAAGATGAACGCCATTTCGGCCAAAGTCACCGAGCTGGAAGGCATTCTCGCCCAGCATCAGGACGAGGAGCAGTGGTATGACCGCTTCATCGAAGCACTATACACGGACACCATCGTGAAGAAGGGTGCGCTGTACGTCTATGACCGTGATCCGGAAGAAGACGCATGGGAGCCGTTTGCGAATCTGATGAAGAGCCGCAACTTTGCCGAATATGAAGTGTTTGGCAACTTCCGTGGACTGGCAGAGAAGGATCGCAGCACGTTGCTGCGCAAAGCTTCCCGCCGTGATAATGACCTGACCGCTTCCGAAGATATCACGCCACTGCTTACGAAGCTGGATGATCTGGCTGCATTGTTCATGGAATCCCGTGATCGTCTGGAATACGAGCGAGTGGAACTGGCAAACGGGGAAGACATCTACCAGTTCTACAGAACGATGTCATCGAAACTGAATGACATTCGCAGAAGGCTGAAGTAA
- a CDS encoding phasin family protein — translation MSDLFKKAISLGLGLTVVSKEKIEKTVDDLVKRGELAPGESKALVERLMERGDEEQGQFKRMIHEQVKRVLQEVGVPSESDVTSLEQRVAVLEKKLAELGHTPQLQPDVSPAPLEVPPLKGNEIE, via the coding sequence ATGAGCGATTTGTTCAAAAAGGCAATCTCGTTAGGGCTCGGTCTTACTGTTGTAAGCAAGGAGAAAATTGAGAAAACCGTGGATGATCTGGTCAAGCGCGGGGAACTGGCACCTGGTGAATCCAAAGCGTTGGTTGAACGCCTGATGGAACGGGGCGATGAAGAGCAGGGCCAGTTCAAAAGAATGATTCACGAACAGGTCAAGCGCGTTCTTCAGGAAGTGGGCGTTCCATCCGAGAGTGATGTAACCAGTTTGGAACAGCGTGTTGCCGTCCTTGAGAAAAAGCTTGCGGAACTGGGTCACACACCACAGCTTCAACCTGATGTATCCCCAGCTCCACTTGAAGTTCCTCCTCTCAAAGGAAACGAGATCGAGTAG
- a CDS encoding AarF/ABC1/UbiB kinase family protein produces MAVRIKHVGRYREIAMALVRHGFGYMVEELGLFQLLAIPRRWMSREAHTTKTLSERIRLVLQELGPAFVKLGQLASTRADLLPESVIRELVKLQDQVPPFSSETARGILEQELDTPLEEIFSRFEDTPVAAASIGQVHLGKLRSGEAVAIKIQRPGISRIVQRDLDILRELTSMAEKRWDWVKQYQIPQMVEEYAQALMAELDYTVEGRNTEKIAQQYQQDGKVKIPVIYWDQTSSRVLTMEYIEGIKLNDRDELIKRGHDLNNIAQRLVDSLLNQIFIHGFFHADPHPGNLMVLKDGRLAFIDFGMVGSLSDEMKQHLASLIIGLMRKDTDSMIRAIEKLGMMPDDMDLRGLHSDLDKLRTKYYDIPFSKISVGQALNDLFGVAQRHRVVMPADILLLGKSLLTMEGVIEHLDPTLSIVDMAEPFGRKLIKERFNPGRIRNRVFRSAADMAESVMGLPGQLRQLSSIISKGKLRLEISVPELDALMRRMDQISNRLSFSIVLLAFCIIMVGLIIGSSISHQSTMLWDIPVIEIGFLVAILMVAFLLYSIFKSGRF; encoded by the coding sequence ATGGCTGTGCGAATCAAACATGTCGGCAGATACCGGGAAATTGCCATGGCGCTGGTGCGTCATGGCTTCGGTTATATGGTTGAGGAGCTGGGTTTGTTCCAGTTGCTAGCCATACCCCGGCGGTGGATGTCGCGTGAAGCCCACACCACCAAGACATTAAGTGAACGCATACGACTCGTGCTGCAGGAGCTGGGGCCAGCTTTCGTTAAGCTGGGGCAACTGGCAAGCACAAGGGCGGATCTGTTGCCCGAGTCTGTGATTCGGGAATTGGTGAAGCTGCAGGATCAAGTCCCGCCGTTTTCCTCGGAGACAGCACGGGGTATTTTGGAACAGGAATTGGATACACCACTGGAGGAGATCTTTTCCCGGTTCGAGGATACCCCTGTGGCTGCGGCTAGTATTGGACAGGTGCATCTGGGTAAACTCCGAAGCGGTGAGGCCGTAGCTATTAAGATTCAGCGGCCCGGTATATCGCGTATCGTTCAGCGCGATCTGGATATTTTAAGAGAATTGACGTCCATGGCGGAGAAACGCTGGGATTGGGTAAAGCAATATCAGATTCCGCAAATGGTAGAAGAGTATGCTCAGGCACTGATGGCCGAGCTGGATTATACCGTTGAGGGTCGTAATACGGAGAAGATTGCACAGCAATATCAGCAGGATGGCAAAGTAAAAATACCGGTGATCTACTGGGATCAAACGTCTTCTCGTGTGCTTACCATGGAGTACATTGAAGGTATCAAGCTGAATGACCGTGACGAGTTGATTAAACGTGGGCATGATCTGAATAACATTGCGCAGCGGCTGGTGGATTCACTGTTGAATCAGATCTTTATTCATGGATTCTTTCATGCCGATCCACATCCGGGTAATCTGATGGTTCTGAAGGATGGCAGGCTTGCCTTTATTGATTTTGGCATGGTGGGCAGTCTGAGCGATGAGATGAAGCAGCACCTGGCTTCCCTCATCATCGGATTGATGCGCAAAGATACGGACAGCATGATTCGGGCGATCGAGAAGCTGGGCATGATGCCGGATGATATGGATCTGCGAGGACTTCATAGCGATCTGGATAAGCTGCGCACCAAATACTATGATATTCCCTTTTCCAAAATTAGTGTGGGACAAGCATTGAACGATCTGTTCGGTGTAGCCCAGCGGCATCGGGTCGTCATGCCTGCTGATATTCTGCTGCTAGGGAAGTCGCTGCTTACCATGGAAGGTGTTATCGAACATCTCGATCCTACCTTGAGTATCGTGGATATGGCAGAACCATTTGGCCGCAAGCTGATCAAGGAACGTTTTAATCCAGGAAGGATCAGGAATCGGGTGTTCCGCAGCGCGGCTGATATGGCTGAGAGTGTCATGGGTCTGCCTGGGCAGTTAAGGCAATTGTCTTCCATTATTAGCAAAGGAAAACTGCGGCTGGAGATCAGTGTCCCTGAACTGGACGCGCTCATGCGCAGAATGGACCAGATCAGTAATCGGCTGTCCTTCAGTATTGTACTGCTCGCATTTTGTATCATTATGGTTGGGTTGATCATCGGTTCTTCGATTAGTCACCAGTCCACCATGTTATGGGATATTCCGGTCATTGAGATCGGTTTTCTGGTAGCCATTCTGATGGTGGCCTTTCTGCTTTATTCGATATTTAAATCGGGAAGATTTTAA
- a CDS encoding SulP family inorganic anion transporter, with amino-acid sequence MNTLKQQWFGNIRGDVLAGITVALALIPEAIAFSIIAGVDPMVGLYASITIAIVISIAGGRPGMISAATGAMAVLMVGLVKDYGVEYLFAATILTGIIQFILGIFKVGRFITFVPHSVLTGFVNALAILIFMAQLTHFTGANWIMYAMVAGTLAIIYILPRFFKSVPAPLIAIVIMTIITALLHLDVKTVGDMGNLTSTLPMFHLPNIDWSLNTLMILLPYSFTMALVGLLESLLTATIVDEMTETKSSKNREVRGQGIANFVNGLFGGMGGCAMIGQSVINVKSGGRGRLSTFTAGAFLAILLLLLSGVVKEVPMGALVGVMFMVCIGTFDWSSIKNIARLPRAEAFVMVVTVAIVVYTHDLSIGVMVGVVLSVLHFGWKQTKIRVQANEEQGQKVYRIHGPFFFGSSSRFVDEFNAEADPQEITIDFGGSHIWDNTAVVAIGKVKFKYAKLGKTVHLRGLNEESSRLLEKSGFATVQGHSS; translated from the coding sequence ATGAATACTTTAAAACAACAATGGTTTGGTAACATTCGCGGAGACGTGCTGGCAGGCATAACGGTAGCGCTGGCGCTTATTCCGGAAGCCATTGCCTTCTCGATCATTGCGGGTGTCGATCCGATGGTCGGATTGTACGCTTCAATTACGATTGCCATCGTGATCTCAATTGCGGGCGGAAGACCGGGCATGATCTCGGCAGCAACGGGCGCTATGGCGGTACTGATGGTGGGACTCGTCAAGGATTATGGCGTGGAGTATCTGTTTGCCGCTACAATTCTGACAGGTATAATTCAGTTTATTCTGGGGATTTTCAAGGTGGGTCGGTTTATTACATTTGTGCCTCATTCCGTACTGACCGGGTTTGTGAATGCACTGGCGATTCTCATCTTTATGGCTCAGCTTACCCATTTCACGGGTGCTAATTGGATTATGTATGCGATGGTAGCGGGTACGTTGGCGATTATTTATATTTTGCCACGTTTTTTCAAAAGCGTTCCGGCTCCACTGATTGCTATTGTAATCATGACGATCATTACGGCTTTGTTACATCTGGACGTCAAAACCGTAGGTGATATGGGGAATCTCACGAGTACCCTGCCTATGTTCCATCTGCCGAATATCGACTGGTCCCTCAATACGCTAATGATCCTTTTGCCTTATTCGTTCACGATGGCTCTGGTAGGTTTGCTGGAATCTTTGCTGACTGCAACGATTGTGGATGAAATGACCGAGACCAAGAGCAGCAAAAACCGTGAAGTACGTGGTCAGGGGATTGCCAACTTCGTTAATGGCCTTTTCGGTGGCATGGGTGGTTGCGCGATGATTGGACAGTCGGTTATTAATGTGAAATCTGGTGGACGAGGTCGATTATCCACATTTACGGCTGGTGCTTTTCTGGCCATATTGTTGTTATTGCTTAGTGGTGTGGTGAAAGAGGTGCCAATGGGTGCACTCGTTGGTGTGATGTTTATGGTGTGCATTGGTACGTTTGACTGGAGTTCCATCAAGAATATTGCGCGTTTGCCACGTGCGGAAGCCTTCGTTATGGTAGTCACGGTTGCTATTGTGGTGTATACCCACGATCTGTCTATCGGTGTGATGGTCGGCGTTGTGCTTAGTGTGCTTCATTTTGGTTGGAAACAGACCAAGATTCGTGTTCAGGCAAATGAGGAGCAGGGACAGAAGGTGTACCGTATTCACGGACCGTTCTTCTTTGGTTCATCTTCCCGCTTCGTTGATGAGTTCAATGCTGAGGCTGATCCTCAGGAAATCACGATTGATTTTGGGGGCTCACATATTTGGGATAACACGGCGGTTGTTGCCATTGGTAAAGTGAAGTTCAAATATGCGAAACTGGGCAAAACGGTGCATCTTCGCGGACTGAATGAGGAAAGCTCTCGTTTGCTTGAGAAGAGCGGTTTTGCCACGGTGCAAGGGCACAGTTCGTAA
- a CDS encoding ThuA domain-containing protein — MDHRKKALLLGDYTHPDWHPLQGVDAEISRIFHDTMTVQCSENRNMLLQENITGFDVCICYMDDWKGKVSPQQTAGLLSYVSNGGGLLIIHNGISLQNRYELKQMIGAKFLHHPPYAPLEFTVTAESHPVTEGISGFTMEEEPYQFEFGSFAETKVLLEYQSEEGPKPAAWAHRYGVGRIVYLMPGHHVPSFAHETYRQLILQAGKWAARYV; from the coding sequence ATGGATCATCGTAAAAAAGCGTTGTTACTTGGTGATTATACTCATCCGGACTGGCATCCGCTGCAAGGGGTGGATGCGGAAATTAGTCGGATTTTTCACGATACTATGACTGTGCAGTGCAGTGAGAATCGCAACATGCTGCTGCAAGAAAATATAACCGGTTTTGATGTGTGTATCTGCTACATGGATGATTGGAAGGGAAAAGTCTCTCCTCAGCAGACAGCAGGCTTATTGTCCTATGTTAGTAATGGAGGTGGACTGCTCATTATACATAACGGAATTTCGCTCCAAAATCGTTATGAGCTGAAGCAGATGATTGGTGCCAAATTCCTGCATCATCCACCTTATGCCCCACTAGAGTTCACAGTAACGGCAGAGAGCCATCCAGTTACGGAAGGCATTTCGGGATTTACGATGGAGGAAGAGCCTTATCAGTTCGAGTTCGGTTCATTTGCAGAAACGAAAGTTCTGCTGGAGTATCAATCCGAAGAAGGGCCGAAGCCCGCAGCTTGGGCGCATAGATATGGTGTTGGACGCATTGTTTACCTGATGCCAGGACATCATGTACCATCTTTTGCCCATGAAACCTATCGTCAGTTAATTCTGCAAGCAGGAAAATGGGCTGCGCGCTACGTATAG
- a CDS encoding vWA domain-containing protein codes for MLRTSKIRWLSGTLVLLAFLTLLLPQALLPHAAAAQAQTSGIDAVLVADVSNSMNTSDRDKISNEAMKMFIDMLPVQGDKVGIVAYTDQVEREKALLEIQSDADKSSLKDFIDQLGRGPYTDISVGVAEAVNVLNHGADRSHSPMIVLLADGNNDFNKTKGRTQSQSDADLAKAVKEAQDQGIPVYTIGLNADGKLNKDALADLAQQTGGKSFITDTPDDLPQILSEIFADHAKLNVVKLPSITGNGSYQEVTVNVPNDSVLEANISIMSSKQVQIELTDPSGKAVDLNSDAAKLSTSKSYSLVKLLKPQEGDWKLRVKGAPKDSIDINLLFNYDLQLVVDPIKTKSYTKGDKVDLSAKLENGGQPLQDNDLYADMKATLVVNDQDTGKSTEQPLENTGSGFAGTFEVPDKHNYELVIRAEEDSFYRESAPITINAGGAAGSGTQPTTPAGEQDKPFPWMPVILGVIALIIVAVGGWFLLGWLKRKNRGFVGQMVVEIRDENTGDKSYPQYKKLASFRGRFHLHQLLQLDPELKETERYVFTPSNGDRIIIRNTAGGTLEKSGRAVDASSGVELKNGDRLSIPLQQADKTILIEYLV; via the coding sequence ATGCTGCGGACAAGCAAAATACGCTGGCTCAGCGGAACTCTGGTTCTGCTGGCATTTCTAACGCTGCTGTTACCTCAGGCGTTGCTGCCACATGCTGCAGCGGCTCAGGCACAGACAAGCGGAATCGATGCGGTACTTGTAGCCGATGTAAGTAATTCAATGAATACAAGTGACCGTGACAAGATCAGCAATGAAGCCATGAAAATGTTTATTGATATGCTGCCGGTCCAGGGGGACAAGGTAGGGATTGTCGCTTACACCGATCAGGTGGAGCGGGAGAAGGCATTGCTGGAGATTCAGTCCGATGCGGACAAGAGCAGCCTGAAAGATTTTATTGATCAGCTCGGCCGAGGGCCATATACCGATATCTCTGTTGGGGTGGCCGAAGCGGTGAATGTGCTCAACCATGGGGCTGACAGGTCTCACTCACCAATGATCGTGCTGCTGGCTGACGGCAACAACGATTTTAACAAAACGAAAGGTCGCACCCAGTCTCAATCGGATGCGGATCTGGCAAAAGCCGTCAAAGAAGCACAGGATCAGGGGATTCCCGTGTATACGATTGGACTGAACGCAGACGGAAAACTGAACAAGGACGCACTTGCAGATCTGGCTCAGCAGACCGGAGGCAAGTCCTTTATCACAGATACACCGGATGATCTGCCACAGATTCTGAGTGAGATTTTCGCCGATCATGCCAAACTGAATGTCGTGAAGCTGCCCTCCATTACTGGAAACGGCAGTTATCAGGAAGTTACCGTGAACGTACCGAACGACAGTGTACTTGAAGCCAACATCTCGATTATGTCTTCAAAACAAGTTCAAATTGAATTAACCGATCCTTCAGGCAAGGCCGTAGATCTGAACTCTGACGCAGCCAAGCTTTCGACTTCGAAGAGTTATTCCTTGGTGAAGCTGCTCAAACCTCAGGAAGGCGACTGGAAACTTCGGGTAAAAGGGGCTCCGAAAGACAGCATCGATATCAACCTGTTATTCAACTATGATCTCCAGCTCGTCGTGGACCCAATTAAGACCAAGTCCTATACGAAGGGCGACAAAGTGGATCTGAGTGCCAAGCTGGAGAATGGAGGCCAGCCTCTGCAGGATAATGATCTGTATGCCGATATGAAGGCGACATTGGTCGTAAACGATCAGGATACAGGTAAAAGCACGGAGCAACCGCTCGAAAACACGGGCTCCGGGTTCGCCGGAACGTTTGAAGTGCCGGACAAACATAACTACGAGCTTGTAATCCGTGCAGAAGAAGACAGCTTCTACCGGGAAAGTGCTCCGATTACGATCAATGCGGGCGGAGCAGCCGGTAGCGGGACTCAGCCAACGACTCCTGCGGGCGAGCAGGATAAGCCGTTTCCATGGATGCCTGTTATTTTGGGCGTGATCGCCTTGATCATAGTAGCCGTGGGTGGTTGGTTCCTGTTAGGCTGGCTGAAACGCAAAAACCGTGGGTTTGTCGGACAGATGGTTGTCGAAATTCGTGATGAGAATACCGGCGACAAGTCGTACCCGCAATATAAAAAGCTGGCATCGTTCCGGGGTAGATTCCATCTGCACCAGCTGTTACAGCTGGACCCTGAATTGAAGGAAACCGAGAGATATGTATTTACACCCAGCAATGGGGATCGAATTATAATCCGCAACACTGCAGGCGGAACGCTGGAGAAATCCGGCCGTGCCGTTGATGCAAGCTCAGGCGTTGAACTGAAGAACGGTGACCGACTGAGCATCCCGCTGCAACAGGCGGACAAAACGATTTTGATCGAGTACTTGGTCTAA